The Paenibacillus sp. RUD330 genome has a segment encoding these proteins:
- a CDS encoding thioesterase family protein encodes MVSELELIVRSTEIDVNGHVNNAKYLEYLEWGREDWYEQAGLDYAAFLEMGIQTVTVNVNINYRRECVQGDRLTVRTHPLRAGRTSYVLKQELADAAGVVRADAEVTSVCMDAAERRSRELPDRLREALQAADA; translated from the coding sequence ATGGTTTCGGAGCTTGAACTGATCGTCCGGTCGACGGAGATCGATGTGAACGGGCATGTGAACAACGCCAAGTACCTGGAGTATCTGGAGTGGGGACGGGAAGACTGGTACGAGCAAGCGGGACTGGATTACGCAGCCTTCCTGGAGATGGGCATCCAGACGGTGACGGTCAACGTGAACATCAACTACAGGCGGGAATGTGTGCAGGGAGACCGCCTGACGGTGCGCACGCATCCGCTGCGGGCCGGCCGGACCAGCTATGTCCTGAAGCAGGAGCTCGCGGATGCGGCGGGAGTCGTGAGGGCCGACGCCGAGGTGACGAGCGTCTGCATGGATGCGGCCGAGCGGCGCAGCAGGGAGCTGCCCGATCGGCTGCGAGAGGCGCTTCAGGCCGCGGACGCATAG
- a CDS encoding SDR family oxidoreductase: protein MQQPLMLVTGANSGMGLATTVELARSGAQVVMLCRDARRGAEAREEAIRRSGSSDIMLMTADLGSLDSISRFAEDFRARYSRLDVLVNNAGVVTVKRETTEDGFERMIGVNHLGHFALVHGLMEPLLAAGSSRIVIVSSGAHKAGSIHFPDPHLTKGFNVVKGYAQSKLANLLFALELRKRFGDRGIHVHALHPGAVSTSLGVSRETGFGKAVYKLLTPFFQTAEAGASTAIYLALSEEGGEDGSLYYIKSKPAEPSRKALDEEMAARLWQWSQQQTGLAWGEPPAAVVR, encoded by the coding sequence ATGCAGCAGCCGTTGATGCTCGTTACCGGAGCGAATTCCGGGATGGGTCTGGCTACGACCGTCGAGCTTGCCCGATCGGGCGCGCAGGTCGTCATGCTTTGCCGCGACGCTCGGCGAGGAGCGGAGGCGAGGGAGGAGGCCATCCGCCGCAGCGGATCGAGCGATATCATGCTGATGACGGCCGATCTCGGTTCCCTCGACAGCATTTCCCGGTTCGCCGAAGATTTCCGTGCCCGCTACTCCCGGCTGGACGTGCTCGTGAACAATGCCGGGGTGGTCACCGTGAAGCGGGAGACGACGGAGGACGGCTTCGAGCGGATGATCGGCGTGAACCATCTGGGGCATTTCGCGCTCGTCCACGGCTTGATGGAACCGCTCCTGGCAGCCGGGAGCTCGCGGATCGTGATCGTCTCCTCCGGCGCCCATAAGGCGGGCAGCATTCATTTTCCCGATCCGCATCTCACGAAGGGCTTCAATGTCGTCAAGGGGTATGCACAGTCCAAGCTCGCGAATCTGCTGTTCGCGCTGGAGCTGAGGAAGCGCTTCGGTGATCGAGGGATTCACGTGCATGCCCTCCATCCTGGGGCCGTATCGACCAGCCTGGGCGTCAGCCGCGAGACGGGTTTCGGCAAGGCGGTCTACAAGCTGCTGACCCCGTTCTTCCAGACGGCGGAGGCAGGCGCCTCTACGGCCATTTACCTGGCGCTGTCGGAGGAGGGCGGAGAGGATGGAAGCTTGTACTACATCAAAAGCAAGCCGGCCGAGCCTTCCCGCAAGGCTTTGGACGAAGAAATGGCCGCGCGGCTCTGGCAGTGGAGCCAGCAGCAGACCGGCCTGGCCTGGGGCGAGCCTCCGGCAGCCGTAGTCCGCTGA
- a CDS encoding GNAT family N-acetyltransferase — MAPDQEAANIREEKFEIVIVGKRDRDLHELIGRLDAELLERYPADEIFGLDFDSPKADKTTFAVAYLGSRPVACGAFRPLEAPYAEIKRFFVERDCRKLGIASRMLAYLERKAAEAGHAVMRLETGEAQPEAVSLYSKFGYEVIPAFGEYAGCESSLCMEKRLDNG; from the coding sequence ATGGCCCCTGATCAGGAAGCGGCAAACATCCGCGAAGAGAAATTCGAGATCGTGATCGTCGGCAAGCGGGACCGGGATCTGCATGAGCTGATCGGCAGGCTCGACGCGGAGCTGCTGGAGCGTTATCCCGCCGATGAGATCTTCGGCCTTGATTTTGACAGTCCCAAGGCGGATAAGACGACATTCGCAGTCGCCTACCTCGGCAGCCGTCCGGTCGCCTGCGGGGCGTTCCGGCCTCTGGAAGCTCCGTATGCGGAGATCAAGCGCTTCTTCGTGGAGAGGGACTGCCGCAAGCTGGGCATCGCTTCCCGCATGCTGGCCTATCTGGAGCGCAAGGCAGCCGAGGCCGGACATGCCGTCATGCGGCTGGAGACCGGGGAGGCGCAGCCGGAAGCGGTCAGCCTGTACAGCAAGTTCGGCTACGAGGTCATTCCGGCATTCGGAGAATACGCCGGCTGCGAATCCAGCCTGTGCATGGAGAAGCGTTTGGACAACGGATAG
- a CDS encoding PQQ-binding-like beta-propeller repeat protein has translation MLTSTRKNSALRLSSALLGVSLLLGATIPSAPASAEAPVLSAPGYAPAALNAPLAKPLWTAPIDKPGPQGFLYATNAVAEKGNVYSVMGGKLLARSAESGKEKFRYGTGLRPFVVYEGSSVYVVQRDGKIAALNAATGKLKWTSSAGGQEEGRTPIVRGDTVYATTGNVVTAFRASDGKKLWKQTEKSASYAPYEIQEHDGVVLMSYVVSGAITSIQLDAVDKGTGKLLWKADSTSSLLDVKDGKVYAVKDGLPNADLDATPNRVFKVSVLDLRTGKSQGIREYGYKLPGQPPYPYGGERAFLDGSDLYLDTGANVLKFDFSRYVPGQKPSKTYAKRSERTELAGKPASGRLFLVDRDSGALRGLKTANGDPVSWAGDNPAVRTEVFGNGVYSAQSDGFLYAFNLQTTDPVLKVNAGSRLFGPTLRTGSILIVQTDGKLIAVRIPGALK, from the coding sequence TCCTGCAAGCGCCGAGGCGCCGGTACTGTCCGCGCCGGGCTACGCGCCGGCAGCGCTGAACGCGCCGCTGGCCAAGCCTCTTTGGACCGCCCCGATCGACAAGCCGGGGCCGCAAGGCTTCCTGTACGCGACCAATGCGGTCGCGGAGAAAGGAAACGTCTATTCCGTCATGGGCGGAAAGCTCCTTGCCCGCAGCGCCGAGAGCGGCAAAGAGAAGTTCCGTTACGGAACGGGACTTCGACCCTTTGTCGTGTATGAAGGCAGTTCCGTCTATGTCGTGCAGCGGGACGGCAAGATCGCCGCTCTGAATGCCGCAACCGGCAAGCTCAAATGGACATCGTCCGCAGGCGGGCAAGAGGAAGGACGCACCCCTATCGTGCGCGGCGATACGGTGTACGCGACGACTGGGAATGTCGTCACGGCGTTCCGGGCTTCCGACGGCAAAAAGCTGTGGAAGCAGACGGAGAAGTCGGCAAGCTACGCGCCTTATGAAATCCAGGAGCATGACGGGGTCGTGCTGATGTCCTATGTCGTATCCGGGGCCATTACATCGATCCAGCTGGACGCCGTGGACAAGGGAACGGGCAAGCTGCTGTGGAAGGCGGACTCTACGAGCAGCCTGCTCGACGTGAAGGACGGGAAGGTCTATGCGGTCAAGGACGGCTTGCCCAATGCCGATCTGGACGCGACACCGAACCGCGTCTTCAAGGTCTCGGTGCTCGACCTGCGGACGGGCAAGTCGCAGGGAATCCGGGAATACGGCTACAAGCTGCCGGGCCAGCCTCCCTATCCATACGGAGGAGAGAGGGCATTTCTGGACGGAAGCGACCTCTATCTGGATACGGGCGCGAATGTGCTGAAGTTCGACTTCAGCCGGTACGTCCCGGGCCAGAAGCCTTCAAAGACATACGCCAAGCGCAGCGAGCGGACGGAGCTGGCGGGCAAGCCGGCATCCGGCAGGCTGTTCCTGGTGGACCGGGACAGCGGAGCGCTGCGCGGGCTCAAGACTGCCAACGGAGATCCCGTGTCCTGGGCAGGAGACAATCCTGCGGTCCGCACGGAGGTGTTCGGCAACGGCGTCTACTCCGCCCAGTCGGACGGCTTCCTGTATGCGTTCAATCTCCAAACGACGGATCCCGTCCTGAAGGTGAATGCGGGATCCCGCCTGTTCGGACCTACTCTCCGGACCGGCTCGATCCTGATCGTGCAGACGGACGGCAAGCTCATCGCCGTCCGCATCCCTGGCGCGCTGAAGTAG
- a CDS encoding alpha/beta hydrolase, protein MPYIETRDGTALYVHVSGPSEGVPLLLVHGWPLNHRIFDAQLARLPALGYRCIAPDLRGFGRSDAAWNGYSHDQTADDLEDIRQSLRLGRFLLAGFSTGGGAAIRYAVRHGRQKLAGLALVSAAVSLAKSAEWPHGLNAAQTKDLIDKAKADRPAMVTGYAKQMFYRYHSPEFMSWFASLGLEASLAGTVSGAEAALAEDSSGELNRLAGLPSAVFYGVHDRIVPRAASEQLAAALPGAAAYRFEKSGHGLLFDEAELFQRRLEDFLAAAWPQA, encoded by the coding sequence ATGCCTTATATTGAAACCCGGGACGGCACCGCCCTCTATGTCCATGTCTCCGGCCCCTCCGAAGGCGTTCCCTTGCTGCTGGTGCACGGATGGCCTCTGAACCATCGGATCTTCGATGCCCAGCTGGCGCGCCTGCCCGCTCTCGGCTATCGCTGCATCGCACCGGATCTGAGAGGCTTCGGCCGTTCGGACGCCGCATGGAACGGTTATTCCCATGACCAGACCGCCGACGATTTGGAAGATATCAGACAGTCGCTCCGACTTGGACGATTCCTGCTGGCCGGCTTCTCCACCGGAGGAGGAGCCGCGATCCGGTATGCGGTCCGCCACGGCAGGCAGAAGCTGGCCGGACTCGCCCTTGTCTCCGCCGCCGTCTCCCTTGCCAAGAGCGCCGAGTGGCCCCATGGCTTGAATGCGGCTCAAACGAAGGATCTGATCGACAAAGCCAAGGCCGACCGGCCGGCCATGGTGACCGGGTATGCCAAACAGATGTTTTACCGCTACCACAGCCCCGAATTCATGAGCTGGTTCGCTTCTCTCGGGCTGGAAGCTTCGCTTGCCGGAACCGTCTCGGGGGCCGAGGCGGCTCTGGCCGAAGATTCGAGCGGGGAGCTGAACAGGCTGGCCGGGCTGCCTTCCGCCGTCTTTTACGGCGTTCACGACCGCATCGTCCCGCGAGCCGCCTCCGAGCAGCTCGCTGCCGCTCTGCCCGGAGCGGCAGCCTATCGGTTCGAAAAGAGCGGGCACGGCCTGCTGTTCGACGAGGCGGAGCTGTTCCAGCGAAGGCTCGAGGATTTCCTGGCGGCAGCCTGGCCGCAGGCATGA
- a CDS encoding DUF4062 domain-containing protein encodes MGKTKVFISSVNEDGLKPLRRTAFRELESLGHEPLMWEENLGPWPSYLNPVEKCLEAVGESDLYVLFIGTKAGTYDPVSGITVTHSELISALDKGIAALVWADAQVKARFFATVAHRLDAYIDRSVEETGQYPDNGRLLDYLRTCEEADAHVDPYVWLLLYDLRQRGIYVEDLASAVPIDWKSYFSDLLRRGLLLLPLEPSIMDNSLRLEQAGTSFDLMTALLPQVRLEPPGSWADWLGTVSQRLQGRQVKHAYGSWSRETVGHYEACNGASLYRHEGGELRFVACWGQTSAVRAFALDDQSSYIALTYGMGSRAEGVYYKEARQKFFYCVRSGPYVATFHFPAGPSWSNLRYMRYKDSVNNAIIGPNTQMIRLVSLFLGGMRQ; translated from the coding sequence ATGGGCAAAACCAAAGTATTCATCAGCTCCGTCAACGAGGACGGATTGAAGCCGCTGCGGCGGACGGCTTTCCGGGAACTGGAGAGCCTCGGCCATGAACCGCTGATGTGGGAAGAAAATCTGGGCCCGTGGCCCTCCTATCTCAACCCGGTGGAAAAATGCCTGGAAGCGGTCGGGGAGTCCGACCTCTATGTGCTGTTCATCGGAACGAAGGCAGGGACCTACGATCCCGTCTCGGGCATCACGGTGACCCATTCGGAGCTGATCTCGGCGCTCGACAAAGGAATCGCGGCGCTCGTCTGGGCCGACGCGCAGGTGAAGGCCCGCTTTTTTGCCACCGTGGCTCACCGGCTCGATGCCTATATCGACCGTTCGGTCGAAGAGACCGGCCAGTATCCCGATAATGGCCGGCTGCTGGATTATCTCCGCACCTGCGAGGAGGCGGACGCCCATGTCGATCCCTATGTCTGGCTGCTCCTGTACGACCTCCGCCAGCGCGGCATCTATGTGGAGGACCTGGCGTCAGCGGTTCCGATCGACTGGAAGAGCTACTTCAGCGATCTGCTGCGCCGCGGCCTGCTGCTGCTCCCGCTGGAGCCGTCCATCATGGACAACAGCCTGCGGCTGGAGCAGGCCGGAACAAGCTTCGACCTGATGACGGCGCTGCTGCCGCAAGTCCGGCTGGAGCCTCCGGGCAGCTGGGCGGACTGGCTGGGCACGGTCAGCCAGCGGCTGCAGGGCCGCCAGGTGAAGCATGCCTATGGCAGCTGGAGCCGGGAGACCGTCGGACATTATGAAGCCTGCAACGGGGCTTCTCTCTACCGGCATGAGGGCGGAGAGCTGCGCTTCGTCGCCTGCTGGGGGCAGACGTCGGCGGTGCGGGCGTTCGCCCTGGACGATCAAAGCTCCTATATCGCGCTCACGTACGGCATGGGAAGCCGGGCCGAGGGCGTATACTACAAGGAAGCCCGCCAAAAGTTCTTTTACTGTGTCCGTAGCGGCCCTTACGTGGCGACATTCCATTTTCCGGCGGGACCGTCCTGGAGCAACCTCCGCTATATGCGCTACAAAGACAGCGTGAATAATGCTATAATAGGGCCTAACACGCAGATGATCCGGCTGGTGAGCTTATTTCTGGGAGGGATGCGGCAATGA
- a CDS encoding Cof-type HAD-IIB family hydrolase produces the protein MTGKLIFFDIDGTLLDHDKNIPASAKESVRLLQEAGHEVAIATGRGPFMFKEIREELGIESFISYNGQYAVRKGEVIVRNPIRPEYLQRITEAAAANDHPIVYMNEETMKANIEQHDYIDESMSSLALKNKVMEWDKEYYIGREIYQCLLFCTIGDELKYRETFPELDFIRWHQFSMDVLPLGGSKAKGIEAFVKLAGVRPEDVYAFGDGLNDIEMLQLVHNSVAMGNAIESVQKAAKHVTKDVAEDGIKHGLELVGLL, from the coding sequence ATGACAGGCAAACTGATCTTTTTCGATATCGACGGAACGCTGCTCGACCATGACAAGAACATCCCGGCTTCCGCCAAGGAATCCGTCCGGCTGCTCCAGGAAGCGGGCCACGAGGTGGCGATCGCGACGGGACGCGGACCGTTCATGTTCAAGGAAATCCGCGAGGAGCTCGGCATCGAGTCGTTCATCAGCTACAACGGCCAGTATGCGGTCCGCAAGGGCGAGGTGATCGTGCGCAATCCGATCCGTCCGGAATATTTGCAGCGGATTACCGAGGCCGCCGCAGCCAATGACCATCCGATCGTCTACATGAACGAAGAGACGATGAAGGCCAATATCGAGCAGCATGACTACATCGACGAGAGCATGAGCTCGCTGGCGCTCAAGAACAAGGTCATGGAATGGGACAAGGAGTATTACATCGGGCGCGAGATCTACCAGTGCCTGCTCTTCTGCACGATCGGCGACGAGCTGAAGTACCGGGAGACGTTCCCGGAGCTGGACTTCATCCGCTGGCATCAGTTCTCGATGGACGTGCTTCCGCTCGGCGGCTCCAAGGCCAAGGGCATCGAGGCTTTTGTGAAGCTTGCGGGTGTCCGCCCGGAGGATGTCTACGCGTTCGGCGACGGGCTGAACGACATCGAGATGCTGCAGCTGGTGCATAACAGCGTGGCGATGGGCAATGCGATCGAGAGCGTGCAGAAGGCGGCCAAGCATGTGACGAAAGATGTGGCCGAGGACGGCATCAAGCATGGCCTGGAGCTTGTCGGCCTGCTGTAG
- a CDS encoding GIY-YIG nuclease family protein: MPFQFKAGDYPDKPGCYLMRDASGRLLYVGKSKKLRSRLRSYFHTHHKRKRLRELVGLIDSIEVLLVNNETESLLLENNLIKIHKPPYNRALKKDNSGYAYLMLTAERIPRLDVYYRDRREQGGAPSSAEEASQACLSLQPKDRNASNTSNALNEPDAPNASRKGWNHSASSAPTASTTSAAVKNSPANAGLEPKRFGPFASARFRNELLEFVADHYKLRSCTKLPKRACLLYHIGKCSGICEGHISEEEYGEKVKQVSDLLFSGSKEALIAQMYRQMGEYAEQLKFEKAQNMLGHIRNLEKTPDKQIVDRETNVNQEVLYFGEEGVMIAKVQEGMLRDLQLHELERGYGEAACDRFLIHRYRHNTKPDELIVNAVSDPGAVRRALRMPGDGRARPLLITQPKRGLKHALLQLCKENYEYRKGGG; this comes from the coding sequence ATGCCGTTCCAGTTCAAGGCCGGGGACTATCCCGACAAGCCCGGCTGCTACCTGATGCGCGACGCATCGGGCCGTCTGCTGTATGTCGGCAAGTCCAAGAAGCTGAGGAGCCGTCTGCGTTCCTATTTTCATACACATCATAAACGCAAGCGGCTGAGAGAGCTTGTCGGCCTCATCGATTCCATCGAAGTGCTGCTCGTCAACAACGAAACCGAGAGCCTGCTGCTGGAAAACAACCTGATCAAGATCCATAAGCCGCCCTACAATCGAGCGCTGAAAAAGGACAACAGCGGCTACGCCTACCTAATGCTGACCGCCGAAAGGATTCCAAGGCTGGACGTTTATTATCGCGACCGCCGCGAGCAGGGGGGCGCACCCTCTTCCGCAGAGGAGGCCAGCCAAGCATGCCTTTCCTTGCAGCCGAAAGATCGGAATGCATCGAACACCTCGAACGCATTGAACGAGCCGGACGCTCCGAATGCATCCAGAAAAGGGTGGAACCATTCCGCTTCATCTGCTCCAACAGCATCAACAACCTCGGCTGCTGTCAAGAACAGTCCGGCGAATGCCGGACTGGAGCCGAAGCGCTTCGGGCCGTTCGCGAGCGCCCGCTTCCGCAACGAGCTGCTGGAGTTCGTCGCCGACCACTACAAGCTGCGTTCCTGCACCAAGCTGCCCAAGCGGGCCTGCCTGCTCTACCACATCGGCAAATGCAGCGGAATCTGCGAAGGGCATATCAGCGAGGAGGAGTACGGCGAGAAGGTCAAGCAGGTATCCGATCTGCTGTTCAGCGGCAGCAAGGAGGCGCTGATCGCGCAGATGTACCGACAGATGGGCGAATATGCCGAGCAGCTGAAGTTCGAGAAAGCCCAGAATATGCTGGGCCATATCCGCAACCTCGAGAAAACGCCGGACAAGCAGATCGTCGACCGCGAGACGAATGTGAACCAGGAGGTCCTCTACTTCGGCGAGGAAGGCGTCATGATCGCCAAGGTGCAGGAGGGCATGCTCCGCGACCTGCAGCTGCACGAGCTGGAGCGCGGGTACGGCGAGGCGGCCTGCGACCGTTTCCTGATCCATCGTTATCGGCACAACACCAAGCCGGACGAGCTCATCGTCAATGCCGTGTCCGATCCAGGAGCGGTTCGCAGGGCGCTCCGCATGCCCGGAGATGGCCGGGCCCGCCCGCTTCTCATTACGCAGCCCAAGCGCGGATTGAAGCATGCGCTGCTGCAGCTGTGCAAGGAGAACTACGAGTATCGCAAAGGCGGCGGCTGA
- a CDS encoding NAD(P)/FAD-dependent oxidoreductase has translation MRYDVVIVGGGLAGLSAAVQLGRYNHKVLVVDSDNGRSNFCLRYQNLIGWKNGVGGPELRKAGKEQAEKVGVRFVKGKAVTAKADGAEAFVIETDAGERYEGRRLLLATGVMDRLPPLEGLVPCLGISIYVCPDCDGYELSGRRAIVMGSGNPGAHMADILTYWTQDLVYVNHEQQEVAPNLMDKLRQKGVEIMEEPIRRLIIRDEQLQGIVLESGKEIEGGKAFVAFGGNEVRSGLAAQLGVALHGNRHIEADPRTKMTNVRHVWAAGDVLAHSEQASIAMGDGCQAAIWIHKSLIEKDGSKALRPLEAAVEQGK, from the coding sequence ATGCGATACGATGTCGTCATTGTCGGGGGCGGACTTGCGGGACTGAGCGCGGCGGTTCAGCTGGGCCGCTACAACCATAAGGTGCTGGTCGTCGATTCCGATAACGGGAGATCGAACTTCTGCCTTCGTTACCAGAATCTGATCGGCTGGAAGAACGGGGTCGGCGGTCCGGAGCTGCGCAAGGCGGGCAAGGAGCAGGCGGAAAAGGTCGGCGTCAGGTTCGTCAAGGGAAAAGCCGTCACAGCGAAGGCGGACGGAGCGGAAGCGTTCGTCATCGAGACGGATGCCGGAGAGCGGTACGAGGGGCGGAGGCTGCTGCTGGCGACAGGCGTCATGGACAGGCTGCCGCCGCTCGAGGGACTGGTTCCTTGTCTCGGCATCAGCATCTACGTCTGCCCGGATTGCGACGGCTACGAGCTGTCTGGCCGGAGAGCGATCGTCATGGGCTCGGGAAATCCGGGAGCGCATATGGCGGATATCCTGACTTATTGGACGCAGGATCTGGTCTATGTGAACCATGAGCAGCAGGAAGTCGCTCCCAATCTCATGGACAAGCTCCGGCAGAAGGGCGTCGAAATCATGGAGGAGCCGATCCGCCGCCTGATCATCCGGGATGAGCAGCTGCAGGGAATCGTCCTGGAGTCGGGCAAGGAAATCGAGGGAGGCAAGGCATTCGTCGCCTTCGGCGGCAACGAGGTGCGTTCCGGACTGGCGGCGCAGCTCGGCGTCGCGCTGCACGGCAACCGCCATATCGAAGCGGATCCGCGCACCAAGATGACGAATGTCCGGCATGTGTGGGCTGCAGGCGATGTCCTTGCGCATTCGGAGCAGGCTTCCATCGCCATGGGCGACGGCTGCCAGGCGGCGATCTGGATACACAAGAGCCTCATCGAAAAGGATGGGAGCAAGGCGCTGAGGCCTTTGGAGGCGGCGGTCGAGCAGGGAAAATAG
- a CDS encoding MFS transporter → MADSFLWKRNLLVLWTGVFFCSTAYSISIPFIPIFLHNELGVSSRLTLWSGFAFGITFLASALIAPYWGSLSDKYGRRPMLIRSGFALAALYMLTFFIHDPYLFLLLRIGQGLLAGYVPAAIALVATNTPEEKTGYALGIMATSGATGGILGPLIGGIVSHYMGNRESFVFSGCIVLVSALIAVFFVKEQNFNRKTVRSSVRQDLKEAFSNRVFVTMLGLVALGTFSVMILEPLLTVYVIELGAGKSDATLLSGIIFSAVGIATLIAAPQWGKFGSRIGYTNVLVIGLMGGGIGNLLQFFSSSYVGFGVLRFFYGLCFAGVYPALNAMIVKVTEPEFRGRAFGLNQSATQLATMLGPMIGGLLGGWIPIRYVFVINGLMLVGAAILIRTRHLERRVTRTAQARS, encoded by the coding sequence ATGGCGGATTCATTCTTATGGAAGCGCAACCTCCTTGTGTTGTGGACCGGCGTCTTTTTTTGCAGCACGGCCTACTCGATCTCCATCCCCTTCATCCCGATTTTCCTGCATAACGAGCTTGGCGTCTCGAGCCGGCTCACGCTCTGGTCCGGATTCGCCTTCGGCATCACGTTTCTCGCGAGCGCGCTGATCGCGCCCTACTGGGGCTCCCTCTCGGACAAATACGGCAGGCGGCCGATGCTCATCCGCTCCGGCTTCGCCCTTGCGGCCTTGTACATGCTCACCTTCTTCATCCACGATCCCTATCTGTTCCTCCTCCTTCGCATCGGCCAGGGCCTGCTCGCCGGATACGTGCCCGCGGCAATCGCGCTCGTGGCGACAAATACTCCGGAGGAGAAGACCGGCTACGCGCTCGGCATCATGGCGACCTCCGGCGCGACAGGCGGCATTCTAGGGCCGCTCATCGGCGGCATCGTCAGCCATTACATGGGCAACCGCGAAAGCTTCGTCTTTTCGGGCTGCATCGTGCTCGTCTCCGCGCTGATCGCCGTCTTTTTCGTCAAGGAGCAGAACTTCAACCGCAAGACGGTGCGCTCCTCGGTCCGCCAGGATCTGAAGGAAGCCTTCTCGAACCGCGTCTTCGTCACGATGCTGGGACTGGTCGCGCTGGGCACGTTCTCCGTCATGATCCTGGAGCCATTGCTGACCGTCTATGTAATCGAGCTTGGAGCGGGCAAGAGCGACGCCACGCTGCTCTCCGGCATCATCTTCTCCGCCGTCGGCATCGCGACGCTGATCGCGGCTCCCCAGTGGGGCAAGTTCGGCTCCCGGATCGGCTATACGAATGTGCTCGTCATCGGCCTGATGGGAGGCGGAATAGGCAATCTGCTGCAATTCTTCTCCAGCAGCTATGTCGGCTTCGGCGTGCTCCGCTTCTTTTACGGCCTCTGCTTCGCCGGTGTGTATCCGGCCCTGAACGCCATGATCGTGAAAGTGACGGAGCCGGAATTCCGCGGCCGCGCCTTCGGGCTGAACCAGTCCGCGACCCAGCTGGCGACGATGCTCGGCCCGATGATCGGAGGGCTGCTGGGCGGCTGGATTCCGATCCGATACGTGTTCGTCATCAACGGGCTCATGCTCGTCGGCGCAGCCATCCTCATCCGCACCCGGCATCTCGAGCGGCGGGTAACCCGGACGGCTCAAGCCCGCAGCTGA
- a CDS encoding multidrug effflux MFS transporter — MPTTTEDHPQPGQEGASSRQPAGSQAAVSAGQPDAGADSAAPRRWGLAIMLGSLTAIGPFSLDMYLPALPEMTAELGGTKLLGQLSLTFCMLGLAAGQLLAGPLSDARGRKKPLLVALAIYAASSLLCAFSGSIAMLLACRLIQGLSGAAGIVIARAVVRDLYSGKEMTRFFSQLMLINGAAPILAPIFGGQLLRFVSWRGTFVFLAILGIILLAAAWLALPETLAPQRRAKGGLRQTIGSFGFFLRDRSFMGFVLTMSLVSGAMFAYISGSSFVLQQLYGVSPSQYSFIFALNGAGIIIASQLTGRLAMSMNTERLFRSGVLIALCGGAALLATVLLGGGLAPVMASLFIVVSSVGIVGTASTSLSMQNAGSAAGSASALIGMLQFAAGMAFSALSGLGGEGSALPLAIVIAAAEALALLAMATLLGRRRTR, encoded by the coding sequence TTGCCGACCACCACTGAAGACCATCCGCAGCCGGGCCAAGAAGGAGCTTCTTCCCGACAGCCGGCCGGCAGCCAGGCAGCGGTCTCAGCCGGGCAGCCGGACGCCGGAGCGGATTCCGCAGCGCCGCGCCGCTGGGGATTGGCGATCATGCTGGGCTCGCTCACGGCGATCGGGCCCTTTTCGCTGGATATGTACTTGCCGGCGCTGCCGGAAATGACGGCCGAGCTCGGCGGGACCAAGCTGCTGGGGCAGCTCAGCCTGACGTTCTGCATGCTCGGCCTGGCTGCCGGGCAGCTGCTGGCCGGTCCGCTCAGCGACGCCCGGGGCCGCAAAAAACCGCTGCTCGTCGCTCTCGCCATCTATGCGGCTTCCTCGCTGCTCTGCGCCTTCAGCGGCAGCATCGCGATGCTGCTCGCCTGCCGGCTGATCCAGGGCCTCTCCGGAGCGGCCGGCATCGTCATCGCCAGAGCGGTCGTGCGCGATCTCTACTCCGGCAAGGAGATGACGCGATTCTTCTCGCAGCTCATGCTGATCAACGGCGCCGCCCCGATTCTGGCGCCGATCTTCGGCGGCCAGCTGCTGCGCTTCGTCAGCTGGCGCGGGACGTTCGTGTTCCTCGCCATTCTCGGCATCATTCTGCTGGCGGCCGCATGGCTCGCGCTGCCGGAAACGCTGGCTCCGCAGCGCCGCGCCAAGGGCGGGCTGAGGCAGACGATCGGCAGCTTCGGCTTCTTCCTGAGGGACCGTTCCTTCATGGGCTTCGTGCTGACGATGAGCCTCGTGTCGGGAGCGATGTTCGCATACATCTCCGGCTCGTCCTTCGTGCTGCAGCAGCTGTACGGGGTGTCGCCATCCCAGTACAGCTTCATCTTCGCGCTCAACGGAGCGGGAATCATCATCGCCTCCCAGTTGACCGGAAGGCTGGCAATGAGCATGAACACGGAGCGCCTGTTCCGCAGCGGCGTCCTGATCGCCCTCTGCGGCGGCGCCGCTCTGCTCGCGACCGTGCTGCTGGGAGGAGGCCTTGCTCCGGTGATGGCCTCCCTGTTCATCGTCGTGTCGAGCGTGGGCATCGTCGGCACGGCATCGACGTCTCTGTCGATGCAAAATGCCGGCAGCGCCGCAGGCAGCGCATCCGCTCTGATCGGAATGCTGCAGTTCGCCGCCGGAATGGCGTTCTCGGCGCTGTCGGGACTCGGAGGCGAGGGCAGCGCCCTGCCGCTCGCGATTGTCATCGCCGCCGCCGAAGCTCTGGCCCTGCTTGCGATGGCGACGCTGCTAGGCCGCCGCCGTACCCGCTGA